The sequence TATCGCTGCTCCTGAAATTAACATTAACGCTTCGGCCATACAGATAGGAACGAGAGGTAATCTAGAATCTGCTGCTGGAGACATTAACCTAGAAACCCAACGCTTTAAAATCCAAGATGGCGGAATGATATTGAACATTACTTTTGGTGATGCTGCCGCTGGAGATATCAACCTCACTGCTACTGAGTCAATAGAACTATCAAACACGCCGCCCGAAGCCTTGTTGGTAAAAGGCATTTACGCTAACAGCAGTTTTGGTTCGGGAACTGCAGGAAATATCAATATTGAGACCAATCAGCTCAAGATGAACAATGGGTTGATTGTCAGCAATAGTGGATCGGTACTGTCAAATGGCACGATCATTGGCGCTGGAGGCAAGGGAGGAAGCATTAATATTCAGGCAAATCGAAAGTATTGAAGCAGCAGGAGTTCCCTCAAACCCAGCCTTTACTAGTGGCATTGGCACGTCTACCTATAGCGCGTCAGATGCTGGCGATCTGACTATCTCGACTGGCAGGTTAACTATCCGAGATGGAGCAGACTTGGCTTCGGCAACAGTAGGATCGGGAAGAGGAGGACAGTTAAAGATCAACGCTACTGATTCAGTAGAGTTAATTGGCATAACTACTGTTGCAGGAACAAATCGAGGCGGTTTATTAGCAACTTCTGGTAGAAGAGAGTTTCCTAGGGTAGAAGCCACTGGTGCTTCAGGCAATATTAGGATTACTACTCCAGAACTATCTGTACGAGACGGAGCTAGCATTGACGTGCAAAGTCTTGGCAGTGGAGATGCTGGGAATTTAGATATCACTGCTGATTCAATTTTGCTGGATAACAAAGGGAATATGTCTGCTTCTACCATATTTGGCGTAGGGGAAGGTATTACTATCAACACGAATACCTTACGACTCGATCGCGGACTGATTAATGCCTCGGTATTTGGTTCGGGAACGGGAGGAAACATTGAGATCATAGCCGGAGATTCTGTAGAAGTAATTGGTTCGGGCTTTGAATTTCTTCAAGCATTATTTTTCGACCCCAGTTTTCTTAGTCCTGAATCTTTAGCCAATCTCAAAGTCGATTTAATTAAAGAAGGTATTTTAGCTGCGACTATAGGTGATGGTGCAGCTGGCACAATTGATATTCAAACCGCTAATTTGCAAATTAGTGAAGGTGGTTTAATCGCGACTGCAACCGTTGGAGATGGGGCAGCAGGCTCTATTTTTCTCAATGCTTCAGAATCTTTGAGGTTAGATGCTTCTATTGTCACTGCTAGTACTGTATTTGCTGGACAGGGTGGTGATATTACGATTAATAGCGATCGATTAGAGGTTCTAGCAGGAGGACAGATAACTAGCTCTACATTGGGATCGGGAAATAGTGGCAACTTAACTATCAACGCCGCCGAATCAGTAACCGTATCAGGAGCATCATTCAACGATGTTTTGCGAAGCAATGTTGCGGTGGGAGTGCAACCCATAACCACAACTACAGGAGGAAATGGAGGCGATTTAACAATTACGACTCCTAAACTAAAGCTTGACGATCGAGGTGAAATTTCTATTGGTTCTACGGGTACGGGCAATGCAGGAAGCCTTCAGGTAGATGCTGAGTCTATTTTTCTAGATGGTCAA is a genomic window of Coleofasciculaceae cyanobacterium containing:
- a CDS encoding S-layer family protein translates to MARSLALEAREEALIFRQIESIEAAGVPSNPAFTSGIGTSTYSASDAGDLTISTGRLTIRDGADLASATVGSGRGGQLKINATDSVELIGITTVAGTNRGGLLATSGRREFPRVEATGASGNIRITTPELSVRDGASIDVQSLGSGDAGNLDITADSILLDNKGNMSASTIFGVGEGITINTNTLRLDRGLINASVFGSGTGGNIEIIAGDSVEVIGSGFEFLQALFFDPSFLSPESLANLKVDLIKEGILAATIGDGAAGTIDIQTANLQISEGGLIATATVGDGAAGSIFLNASESLRLDASIVTASTVFAGQGGDITINSDRLEVLAGGQITSSTLGSGNSGNLTINAAESVTVSGASFNDVLRSNVAVGVQPITTTTGGNGGDLTITTPKLKLDDRGEISIGSTGTGNAGSLQVDAESIFLDGQSSIFAATQSGGGGNVFLNADNIIWRGGSFTTATAGGTGNGGNISIDANILVALEASQITADAFIGMGGNIQINAQNLFVCGECKISASSQLGVDGVVEIETLEPNTLDSFDIPQKLTQPQESVAVACPSQRRANISQLTITGRGGLPRRPQELLNAESLIEFDDSAAQAERSPSVSQTTLPAPARSWYKDAQGTVVLTARAAGAVPNNSVSNPVDCRVRLP